The proteins below are encoded in one region of Hordeum vulgare subsp. vulgare chromosome 3H, MorexV3_pseudomolecules_assembly, whole genome shotgun sequence:
- the LOC123439891 gene encoding uncharacterized protein DKFZp434B061-like, whose protein sequence is MSSAAPGRPCPRFSLRARPPSATRLATTTRQTPAAASPRPVSVVAFTPVVAALPIACRRQLASAAPAGHRAAAPASAVAHPSRPLLRTSLAFRNHSATASASSRPDCCTPRRRAAAAPPRQPQAGQPPRATAATSAFPISLPSHQDLTCPWYGPPPWPRLAHPTPPWLCLPIAESSNIRHVHRSILKLGPASSCIDIRPYCITDMCTNRCPPCLIGCTQDATHTTRIFLDQIIKLADREARRLTMTRLTLTSARSRRVIMTRPTLTSA, encoded by the exons ATGAGCAGCGCCGCCCCCGGCCGGCCTTGTCCACGCTTCTCCCTGCGGGCTCGGCCGCCGTCCGCGACTCGCCTAGCCACCACCACGCGCCAGACTCCCGCTGCTGCGTCGCCCCGTCCCGTCAGCGTAGTTGCATTCACCCCAGTTGTCGCCGCTCTGCCCATCGCCTGCCGTCGCCAGCTCGCCTCCGCCGCTCCAGCCGGCCACCGTGCAGCCGCACCTGCTTCCGCTGTAGCACATCCAAGCCGGCCGCTGCTGCGCACATCGCTGGCTTTCCGCAACCACAGCGCCACCGCATCAGCCTCAAGCCGGCCCGACTGCTGCACtccccgccgccgcgccgccgccgcgccaccGCGTCAGCCTCAAGCCGGCCAACCTCCAcgagccaccgccgccacctcgGCCTTCCCCATCTCGCTTCCGAGCCATCAAGACCTCACTTGCCCTTGGTACGGCCCACCACCGTGGCCTCGCCTCGCTCATCCGACTCCGCCATGGCTCTGTTTGCCGATTGCAGAATCATCAAACATAAGGCATGTCCACCGAAGTATACTGAAGCTCGGGCCAGCGTCATCTTGCATTGACATCCGTCCATATTGCATTACGGATATGTGCACAAACCGGTGTCCACCATGCCTAATCGGATGCACACAAGACGCCACCCACACGACCCGGATATTCTTGGACCAAATAATAAAG CTGGCAGATCGAGAGGCCCgccggcttacaatgacgcggttAACTCTCACGTCCGCACGATCAAGACGAGTtataatgacgcggccaactctcacatcCGCGTGA